Proteins encoded together in one Musa acuminata AAA Group cultivar baxijiao chromosome BXJ3-6, Cavendish_Baxijiao_AAA, whole genome shotgun sequence window:
- the LOC135640483 gene encoding aldehyde dehydrogenase family 3 member H1-like: MGKGFDGARAAEVVAELRETFRSGRTRSLRWRAAQLKALARMIDENEADIAAALYHDLAKPPTESFLHEISLAKEACLFALKKLKRWMKPRKVPTSITTFPSSAKIVPEPFGVVLVISAWNFPFLLSIDPVIGAIAAGNTVVLKPSEVATVTSSFLAKNLPQYVDNSCIRVVEGSIPEASALLEQKWDKIFYTGSARVGRIVMAAAVKHLTPLVLELGGKCPVLVDSNVDIKVVAKRIVVGKWGCNSGQACIAPDYIITTKAFAPKLVDALKITLEKFYGKNPLGSTDLSRIVNSSHFTRLKNLLDEEKVSGTIVHGGQEDEKHLKIAPTLLLDVPSDASIMKEEIFGPLLPIITVDDLEHSFDVINSKPKPLAAYLFTKDHKLEKKFVKTVSAGGMLINDAILQFTNPHLPFGGVGESGMGSYHGRFSFDAFSHKKAVLSRGFYGEIPMRYPPYTPLKQKVLRGLIAGNILPLLHALVVWPGHQKV, translated from the exons ATGGGGAAAGGATTCGACGGCGCGAGGGCGGCGGAGGTGGTGGCGGAGCTGAGGGAGACCTTCCGGTCCGGGAGGACAAGGAGCTTGCGTTGGAGGGCAGCGCAGCTGAAGGCCCTCGCCAGGATGATCGATGAGAACGAGGCGGACATCGCCGCGGCGCTCTACCATGACCTCGCCAAGCCTCCTACGGAGTCTTTCCTTCACGAG ATTTCACTGGCAAAGGAAGCATGCCTGTTTGCTCTAAAGAAATTGAAACGCTGGATGAAACCGCGGAAG GTTCCTACTTCTATTACAACTTTTCCATCATCTGCAAAAATTGTGCCGGAGCCCTTTGGTGTTGTACTTGTCATTTCGGCATGGAACTTTCCATTTT TGTTATCCATTGATCCAGTAATTGGAGCCATTGCAGCTGGGAATACTGTTGTTCTGAAGCCATCAGAAGTTGCAACAGTCACATCATCATTTCTTGCAAAAAATCTACCACAGTATGTAGATAACTCTTGTATAAGGGTAGTTGAGGGATCTATTCCTGAAGCATCGGCACTTCTGGAGCAAAAGTGGGATAAGATATTCTATACAG GCAGTGCAAGAGTAGGCCGTATCGTGATGGCTGCAGCAGTAAAGCATCTGACACCACTAGTCCTGGAACTTGGAGGAAAATGTCCTGTTCTTGTTGATTCAAATGTTGATATAAAA gttGTGGCAAAGAGAATTGTTGTAGGCAAGTGGGGGTGTAATAGTGGACAGGCTTGTATCGCTCCAGACTACATCATTACAACAAAAGCATTTGCTCCAAAATTG GTGGATGCTCTAAAAATAACTTTGGAGAAATTTTACGGGAAGAATCCATTGGGATCAACAGATCTATCTCGTATCGTGAACTCCAGTCATTTCACACGCTTGAAAAATCTTTTGGATGAAGAAAAGGTTTCTGGCACAATTGTCCATGGAGGCCAAGAAGATGAAAAGCATTT AAAAATAGCTCCTACGCTCTTATTAGACGTTCCCAGTGATGCATCCATAATGAAGGAGGAAATATTTGGTCCCTTACTACCAATTATAACG GTTGATGATTTGGAACACAGCTTTGATGTTATAAACTCAAAACCGAAGCCTCTTGCAGCTTATCTGTTCACCAAGGACCACAAATTAGAAAAAAAGTTCGTGAAGACTGTATCAGCTGGAGGAATGCTCATCAATGATGCGATCTTACAA TTTACAAATCCTCATTTGCCATTTGGTGGAGTTGGAGAGAGTGGAATGGGGTCCTACCATGGAAGATTCTCATTTGATGCATTTAGTCACAAAAAAGCTGTACTAAGCCGAGGTTTCTACGGGGAAATTCCTATGAGGTACCCTCCATATACACCACTGAAGCAGAAGGTTTTGAGGGGACTGATCGCCGGTAACATCCTGCCGCTGCTTCATGCTCTTGTTGTGTGGCCTGGGCATCAAAAAGTTTAA